A single genomic interval of Nostoc commune NIES-4072 harbors:
- a CDS encoding type II toxin-antitoxin system VapC family toxin, translating to MRLIFADTFYWIAFVNPADAWYRRVRQAFKQLEPCKLITTDEVLVELLAFYSKSGVQLRQRVANLVRDILDSPDIEVKQQTHESFLAGLTLYENRLDKGYSLTDCISMNTMRQLGIIEVLTHDKHFSQEGFNILFPE from the coding sequence ATGAGGCTCATATTTGCAGATACTTTTTACTGGATAGCATTTGTTAATCCAGCAGATGCTTGGTACAGAAGGGTTAGACAGGCTTTCAAGCAGCTTGAGCCTTGCAAACTGATCACTACAGATGAAGTTCTAGTCGAACTGCTTGCTTTTTACTCAAAGTCAGGCGTTCAGTTGCGGCAAAGAGTAGCCAATTTAGTCAGAGATATTTTAGACAGCCCAGATATTGAGGTTAAACAACAAACTCACGAATCTTTTTTGGCTGGTTTAACTTTGTATGAGAATCGGCTTGATAAAGGTTACAGCCTAACTGACTGCATCTCAATGAACACCATGCGACAATTGGGAATTATCGAGGTTTTGACCCATGATAAACACTTTTCTCAGGAAGGCTTTAATATTTTATTTCCTGAATGA